A single genomic interval of Musa acuminata AAA Group cultivar baxijiao chromosome BXJ3-4, Cavendish_Baxijiao_AAA, whole genome shotgun sequence harbors:
- the LOC135636330 gene encoding uncharacterized protein LOC135636330 isoform X1 codes for MPLLNKWGLCGSPTLPLLRPSLSHANLIHRYRPPLPLKKRCGRGVLSCSLRQFARSMEGERRPTTAEEEEGVPSMKLLFVEMGVGYDQHGQDITTAAMRACRDAISSNSIPAFRRGSIPGVNSDQMKLVIKLGVPRSTQHLLDIEMVKSVFPYGEIIKVEVVDGGMICSSGVYLEAMGDKNDDCYIVNAAIYVGY; via the exons ATGCCGTTGCTTAACAAATGGGGCCTCTGTGGCTCCCCGACTCTTCCTCTCCTGCGGCCCTCTCTCTCGCATGCTAACCTAATCCACCGTTACCGCCCGCCTCTTCCTTTGAAGAAGAGGTGCGGACGAGGAGTTCTCTCGTGCTCCCTTCGCCAGTTCGCAAGATCGATGGAGGGCGAACGGCGACCCACAACGGCAGAGGAAGAGGAGGGTGTCCCCTCGATGAAGCTCCTCTTCGTCGAGATGGGCGTCGGCTATGATCAGCATGG GCAAGATATAACCACCGCTGCGATGCGCGCTTGCCGCGACGCCATCTCTTCCAACTCCATCCCTGCTTTTCGACGAG GGTCGATTCCTGGTGTTAATTCGGATCAGATGAAGCTTGTAATCAAGCTAGGAGTCCCTCGGTCTACCCAGCATCTGCTCGATATTGAGATGGTTAAATCTGTCTTTCCTTA TGGCGAAATTATTAAGGTGGAGGTTGTCGATGGAGGGATGATATGCTCAAGTGGTGTTTATCTTGAAGCGATGGGAGACAAAAATGATGATTGCTACATAGTGAATGCTGCGATATATGTTGGCTACTGA
- the LOC135636330 gene encoding uncharacterized protein LOC135636330 isoform X2: MPLLNKWGLCGSPTLPLLRPSLSHANLIHRYRPPLPLKKRCGRGVLSCSLRQFARSMEGERRPTTAEEEEGVPSMKLLFVEMGVGYDQHGQDITTAAMRACRDAISSNSIPAFRRGSIPGVNSDQMKLVIKLGVPRSTQHLLDIEMWRNY; encoded by the exons ATGCCGTTGCTTAACAAATGGGGCCTCTGTGGCTCCCCGACTCTTCCTCTCCTGCGGCCCTCTCTCTCGCATGCTAACCTAATCCACCGTTACCGCCCGCCTCTTCCTTTGAAGAAGAGGTGCGGACGAGGAGTTCTCTCGTGCTCCCTTCGCCAGTTCGCAAGATCGATGGAGGGCGAACGGCGACCCACAACGGCAGAGGAAGAGGAGGGTGTCCCCTCGATGAAGCTCCTCTTCGTCGAGATGGGCGTCGGCTATGATCAGCATGG GCAAGATATAACCACCGCTGCGATGCGCGCTTGCCGCGACGCCATCTCTTCCAACTCCATCCCTGCTTTTCGACGAG GGTCGATTCCTGGTGTTAATTCGGATCAGATGAAGCTTGTAATCAAGCTAGGAGTCCCTCGGTCTACCCAGCATCTGCTCGATATTGAGATG TGGCGAAATTATTAA
- the LOC103980982 gene encoding bidirectional sugar transporter SWEET4 isoform X1 — protein sequence MMRISADTIRTVFGILGNGTALVLFFSPAPTFRRIWKSGSVEQFHATPYLATLLNCMFWILYGLPMVHPHSTLVLTINGSGLVIELTYVIIFLLYSERNQRLRVLLVLIIEILFVGAVAAIVLTIVHGYVRRSLVVGVLCVIFGTLMYASPLSVMKQVIETKSVEFMPLFLSLASFFNGICWTIYALIRFDLFITIPNGLGVAFAVGQLILYMMYRGSTVQQMKERKQKMEMGLVNTNGSLKDDLENGTKIGN from the exons ATGATGAGGATTTCAGCCGACACAATTCGCACAGTGTTTGGGATCCTAG GGAACGGAACCGCCCTCGTGCTGTTCTTCTCGCCAGC CCCAACATTCCGCAGGATATGGAAGAGCGGAAGTGTGGAGCAATTCCACGCCACCCCCTACCTCGCCACCCTTCTCAACTGCATGTTCTGGATACTGTACGGCCTGCCCATGGTGCACCCCCACAGCACCTTAGTCCTCACCATCAACGGCTCCGGCCTCGTCATCGAGCTCACTTACGTGATCATCTTCCTCCTCTACTCCGAGAGGAACCAGAGGCTCCGCGTGCTACTGGTGCTGATTATCGAGATCCTTTTCGTCGGTGCAGTCGCCGCCATCGTCCTCACCATCGTCCACGGCTACGTGCGGCGCTCGTTGGTCGTCGGTGTGCTCTGTGTAATCTTCGGAACCCTCATGTACGCGTCTCCCTTATCCGTGATG AAACAGGTGATCGAGACGAAGAGCGTGGAGTTCATGCCTCTCTTCCTTTCGCTTGCTTCTTTCTTCAATGGCATATGCTGGACGATCTACGCTCTCATTCGCTTTGACCTCTTCATCACT ATTCCAAATGGCTTGGGCGTGGCATTTGCAGTCGGTCAGCTGATACTGTACATGATGTACCGTGGATCGACGGTGCAACAGATGAAAGAACGGAAGCAGAAGATGGAGATGGGACTCGTGAATACGAATGGAAGCTTAAAAGACGACCTGGAAAACGGGACCAAGATCGGAAATTGA
- the LOC103980982 gene encoding bidirectional sugar transporter SWEET4 isoform X2, whose protein sequence is MMRISADTIRTVFGILGNGTALVLFFSPAIWKSGSVEQFHATPYLATLLNCMFWILYGLPMVHPHSTLVLTINGSGLVIELTYVIIFLLYSERNQRLRVLLVLIIEILFVGAVAAIVLTIVHGYVRRSLVVGVLCVIFGTLMYASPLSVMKQVIETKSVEFMPLFLSLASFFNGICWTIYALIRFDLFITIPNGLGVAFAVGQLILYMMYRGSTVQQMKERKQKMEMGLVNTNGSLKDDLENGTKIGN, encoded by the exons ATGATGAGGATTTCAGCCGACACAATTCGCACAGTGTTTGGGATCCTAG GGAACGGAACCGCCCTCGTGCTGTTCTTCTCGCCAGC GATATGGAAGAGCGGAAGTGTGGAGCAATTCCACGCCACCCCCTACCTCGCCACCCTTCTCAACTGCATGTTCTGGATACTGTACGGCCTGCCCATGGTGCACCCCCACAGCACCTTAGTCCTCACCATCAACGGCTCCGGCCTCGTCATCGAGCTCACTTACGTGATCATCTTCCTCCTCTACTCCGAGAGGAACCAGAGGCTCCGCGTGCTACTGGTGCTGATTATCGAGATCCTTTTCGTCGGTGCAGTCGCCGCCATCGTCCTCACCATCGTCCACGGCTACGTGCGGCGCTCGTTGGTCGTCGGTGTGCTCTGTGTAATCTTCGGAACCCTCATGTACGCGTCTCCCTTATCCGTGATG AAACAGGTGATCGAGACGAAGAGCGTGGAGTTCATGCCTCTCTTCCTTTCGCTTGCTTCTTTCTTCAATGGCATATGCTGGACGATCTACGCTCTCATTCGCTTTGACCTCTTCATCACT ATTCCAAATGGCTTGGGCGTGGCATTTGCAGTCGGTCAGCTGATACTGTACATGATGTACCGTGGATCGACGGTGCAACAGATGAAAGAACGGAAGCAGAAGATGGAGATGGGACTCGTGAATACGAATGGAAGCTTAAAAGACGACCTGGAAAACGGGACCAAGATCGGAAATTGA